The genomic DNA GATGAGATAGAGCAAATCAAAGCCAAAATGTATGATTTTGTCAGTGAGTTTTATATAAAAAGACATGCAAATTTGATAAATGAAATCACAAACGCAAACATCTTAAATGCTTTTGACCTTGAACTCATCAAGTCCACTCACAAAATCGGCGTCGCACTCACAAAAATGCAAAAAACTTGGCAAGCCCACATCATCGATGGGATAAATAAAGAATTTGACACTAAATTTAAGAGCATTTCAGACGCTAGCGAGTTCATCACTGCAAACAAACTCTACCAGCCAAATAGCGATAAAAGCAGATGTGACAGAGTTTATGGAGCAGTCATCAAAAACGCTGGAAATTACGAGCTAGTGCCTTACGCAGTGGCTTTTGAAGATGAGATGAAGCTAGTCATAAACGCCTTTGATGAGAGCCTAAAAGCCCTTAAAAACCTTAGCCAAAATGACAGTGATGAGAGCTATATAACCTATCTTAACGCCCTTAAAATCGCCTTTAAAGAGCGTGAAAATGATAAAGTCATACCAGCGTGGCAAGACGCTGAAATGGCTTGGATGGATACAAAAGGCGATATCCAAATCGGTCATCCACTTGAGTATTATGAAGACGCCTACACTCACGCAGTCGCCTTAGAATGGGATATAAGACTAGTTGATGACCTCAGCATAAACGAGGCTAAATTTAAAAATGATATAAAAGAAAGCTTCGAGCAAATTTATTCAAGCCTAGACGTCCAAAACGCAAAAATGAAAAAACTAGTCTATTCAAACATTGATAAAACCCAGCTCTACATCTCAAATCCTATGGTTTATTATGGCGCAGAGTTTAATGGGCTTTTCTCAGCTCAAGTAGTCCCAAATGATGAAATAGTCAGCAAGGAATGCGGCAAAAAAATATTTGCATTTGTAAATTTCGTATATGAAAGCGCTAAGGCAAAGCCATTTATGAAGCTTGCAAGTGAGATTTTTAGCAAAGATTTTCTTGATTTTGGTAGAGAAATTTTATACAAAAAGCCTGAAATTTGGAAAAAAGTCTATGAGATTTCGACTATCGGGCATGAGTTTGGCCATATTTTGTTTATAGATAGCGACACAGAAAATTTGATGAATGCAAACGGCGAATTTAAGTTTATCGAAGAGTACAAAGCCACCACTGGCGGACTTGTAAATTTCTTTTTACATGAAGATGAAACGTATAAAATGCCAGTTTTTGCTGAGCTTATCAAACGCAGCGTTGGGCTAATTTCATGGCAAAAAGTCACCGAAACAAGGGCGTATTATTGCGAAGGGCTTATTCATTTAAGCTTGCTTTTTGGCTCAAAAGTTTTAAGCTTTAATGATGACAAACTTAGCATAGATTTCACCCCAAGAGCCTATGAAAGATTTAAAAGCGTAGTCATGCAAAACTACCTAGATCTAGCCACACACTACACAAACAAGCTAGACGCAAGCGAATTTTTAGCTAAATTTGCTAGCTTTAATGGTGAAGTTTACTTGCCAAACGATAAGCAAACTTGTGAATTTGTCAAATACTACTACTCAAGATACGAAAAAATCGCAAACGAAATCGACGAAAGTGGCGAATGGCAAAGATGGCAATTAGCGTAATAATTTAAAGCAAATTTAAAGTAAATTTAAATATAATTACGCGTTTTGAGTTTTAAGTAGGGAATTTATCCGAACTAACTTAAACATTAAATTTTTAGGAGTATTTTATGAAAAAAGTTCTTTTTCTTGTAGTAGCTTTAGCTAGCTTTGCTTTTGGTGCTGATGGCGAACAAATCAAAGCATTTTCAGTTGTAGCAGCTGGTATCGGTCTTGGTGTTGCAGCTCTTGGTGGTGCTATCGGTATGGGACATACTGCAGCAGCAACTATCCTTGGAACAGCTAGAAACCCAGGTCTTGGCGGTAAGCTTTTAACTACAATGTTTATTGCTCTTGCGATGATCGAAGCACAAGTTATTTATGCACTTGTTATCGCTCTTATCGCACTTTATGCTAACCCATTTTTAGGTTAATTTTTAGCCCCGATTTGGGGCTTTTCTTCTTTAATTTACTTCTGCGACCGTGGTGGAATTGGTAGACACGCTATCTTGAGGGGGTAGTGCAGTTACTGTGTGCGAGTTCGAGTCTCGCCGGTCGCACCATTTGCATTTAAGGCACTTTGAGGCACTTTAAGACTTACTTTAAGTTTGCTTAAAATTAGCCATTTACACATATTTACCCAAGTGTATATTTTGAAATCTCAAAACGGCTTTTAAGCTTAGAAATAAAACCATTTGTATGCCTAATTCATTCTTAATTTGATACTTGTATTTTAAATTTACTCACTTTGTAGCAAGCCCATTATCTCATCTACACTTAGAAGCTTTCCGCTACTTTTGACCACCCCATCCACTACTAGAGCTGGCGTACTCATGGCGCCGTATTACATGATAAGCGATATATCTTCTATCTTTTTGATTTCGTGGAAGCCGCCTATTTTCGCTACTGCTTTTTGGGCAACTTCATACATTGCCTTGCATTTCGCACATCTTGTTCCTAAAATCTCTATTTTCACACTTAATCCTTATAAAATGATATTAAAAATATAACCTATTGCGATGATACTTGGACCAACAACCCAAAAAAATATTCCAATGAGCTTCAAGCTCAAAACTCGCTTCAAAATCATGGCTTCAGGCAAACTAAGCGCCACTATCGCCATCATAAATGACAAAGCAGTCCCCATCAAAACACCCTTTTGCGTAAGTACTTCAATGAGCGGCAAGATTCCTGCTGCGTTTGAGTACATAGGAATTCCAGCTAAAACCGCTATGATAGGAGCATACCAAACATCACCGCCACCGTATTTGGATATAAGCTCAGCTGGAGCATATCCATGTATCAAAGCTCCGATAAATATACCTATCACGACGTATTTATAGACTTTTTTAAATATAAAAAACGTATAATCTAAGGCCTCTTTTGCCCTTGTTTTTAGATCTAGCGTTTGTAAATTTGAGCAGCCACAACTAGCTGGCTTAATGTCTAACAAAACCTCTTTTTCTAAGCTCAAAGCCCCTATAATCAGCCCAGAAACAACAGCCACCAAAAGACAAGCTAAAATATAAAAAATCGCAACTTTATATCCAAATATTGAAATGAGTAAGGCTATGACTACAGCGTCGTTTAAAGGCGCTGAGACGAGATAAGAAAACGTTATTCCAAGTGGGATTCTAGCTTGCAAAAATCCGATAAAAAGCGGCACTACACTACACGAGCAAAACGGTGTAAGCATACCAAAAACAGAGGCTAAAAGGTGAGCAGCGATTTTGTGTTTTTTGCTTATAAAATCCCTTGCTTTTTCTACTGGAAAGTAGCTTCTTATAAATGTCACGGCGTATATAATGACTATCAAAAGTATAAAAATTTTGATAGTATCATAGATAAAAAAGTGTAAGCTTTGCACCAAATGCGTGGTTTTATCAAGCCCAAAAAGCTCAAAAACTATGTAATTGCAAATTTGAACCAGCCATTCAAACATCTGTTTCTCCTAAAATTTGAGAAATTATAGCAGAGATTATTTAATATATCAAGATATATTGATATATTAATTTTTATATATGATTTGCGGATTTGAAAAGCAATAAATTTACACCAAAACGTTAAAATTATAACTCATTTTCGCAAGCATTTTGCATATCTGGAAGATCCGCTTGCAAGCTCAAAATCTCTTTTAAAGCAGCCTGCCTAAACTCATCAAGTGGCGATCTTATAGAATAATACGCCCATCTTCCATCTCTTCTAACCCGCAAAAATCCAGCTTCTTTGAGTATTTTTAAGTGCCTTGAAAGGCGAGATTGTATCATCTCAAACGCACTTTCTAGGTTGCAAACACAATACTCGCCATTTATGCTCAAAAATTTAAGAATCCTTACTCTAGTTTCATCATTCAAAGCAGAAATACTTTTTAAAAAAATTTCCATCTCACACCAAAATTTAAACTAAAAATCAAATAATTCAGATAAAAAGCTCTCTTTTTTCTTATGCGGATAGCCTTTATGATATCCATTATCGTATCTTTTATCATCATATCTACGCTCATCTTTATAACCGTCATTTGATCTGTTGAAATACTCTCTTGGTTGCTCTTTTGGCGTAGCACTTCTTTCTAAAATTTTATCTAACTCACCACGGTCTAGCCAAACACCTCTACAACTCGGACAATAATCGATCTCAACACCACTTCTTTCGCTCATCACTAGATCTAAATCTTTGCAAACTGGGCATTTCATAATATCTCCTAAGATTGATTTTGAATGATTTTAGCCAAAAATGGTTAATATAATTTACAAAAATAGAGCAAATAAAGTCGCCAAAAGCACTGGCGGTGTGACTATCAGACCAAATTTAGTGTATTGCCAAAAGCTGATTTTCACACCCTTTTTGGATAGCACATATATCCACAAAAGCGTAGCAAGTGAGCCAAATGGCGTCATTTTTGGACCTAAATTTGAGCCGATTATGTTGGCATATATCATCATCTGGCTACCTAAGTTTTCAAGTGAAATATTCATTATCATCACCGTTGGCAAGTTGTTCATAAATGCACTCAAAAAAGCCGATATAAAGCCCGTTCCAAGCACGCTTGCAAGCTCACCGTACTGGGCTAAATTTGACAAAATTTCACTTATCCAAACAGCCAAATTCGCATTTTTCAGCCCATACACCACGACATAAAGCCCAAGGCTAAACCAAACTATTCCCCAAGGCGCAGCTCTCATAATTTTAAGCGAATTTACGCATTTTGATAAGTTTGCAATCATCAAAAACAAAAGCCCTCCACCAAGAGCAAAAATGCTAATTGGCACACCAAAATGATCGCTCAAAAAATACGCCAAAAATAACAATGCCAAAAACACCCACGAAAACGCAAACAAAGCCCTATTTTTGATGATTTTATTCTCATTTGGAAGAAGTGACAAATCCACATTTTTAGACAAACTCTTTCTAAAAACAAGCCACAAAACCAAGATAGAAGCCACCACGCTCACACAAAATGGCATTATCATCGCCCCAAAATACTGTCCAAATCCTATACTAAAAAAATTCACACTCAAGATATTTGTAAGATTTGAAAAGACAAAAGGTAAAGAGGCAAAATCGCTGATAAATCCACCAGCCATCACAAAGGCAAAAATCTCTTTTGCGCCCATTTTTAGGGCTTTGACTTTGGCTAAAAGTATTGGCGTGAGGATAAGCACAGCTCCATCATTGGCAAAAAACGCCGACACCAAAGCCCCAAAAATCATAGTCGAAACAAACATCACCATGGTTTTGCCCCTTGAGAGCTTGGCAAATTTGATAGCACACCACTCAAAAAAGCCGATTTCATCAAGGCTCAAAGACAAAATAATAATCCCCACAAGCGTCAGCGTCGCATCCCACACCATATCCCAAACGCTAAAAATATCTTCCAAGCTCACACATCCACTGATAAAAGCCACCACCGCTCCAGCTACAGCGCTAAAGCCGACTTTTATCCCAAAAGGCTGAAAGATGATAAAAAACAAAGTTGTAAAAAATATCGCAAATGCCATTTTAATCTTTTTATTAAATTTAAAAGCAAATTATACTCTAAAAATTTATCAAAAAATAGTAAAATACAAAAAAATATTTGAGGTAAAAATGGACTACAAAAAAGAACTAATAAACTTAATATCGAGCCAAAAACTCCCTTTAAATGAGGATTTAGACGCAGATAGCGGAGTGAAGTTTTATATGCAAAATACCACTAGCGAGTTTTGCTCTACTTTGTATCAACCAAGTTTTTGCGTGGTTTTACAAGGTGCTAAAACTCTATTTTTTAACAAAAAATATCTTCACTACGACAGCGATTCATACCTGATTTCTACTACATACATTCCAGCAAAAATAAAAATAGAACAACCAGCTCCAAACACGCCGTATATGGGATTTGTGGTTAAATTTACCTTAGAACAAATTTATGAAATCATCAAAGAAATAGACGATGATAGGATTTATAATAGAAAAAATGTCAAAGACGGCTTTTGCATCAGTCCATTAAAAGATGATATGCTTGAGCCAATCTACAGACTGGCAAAATCCATAGCCAGTGGCACTTACAGCAAATTTATAGAAAATTTAATCATAAAAGAGATTATTTACATGCTCTTGCAGACAAACGGCGACTTGCTAAAAGAGTATGTTTTGGAAGGCAATTTAGCAAATCAAGTCATCAAAGTCATAGAGCATATCAAACTAAATTGCTTTGAAAATATAAATATAAAAGAACTGTCAAGAAAAATAGGCATAAGTGAGTCATCTTTGTATCAAAACTTCAAAAAAATAACCTCTCTAAGCCCAATCCAATACCAAAAAATGCTTCGCCTTGAAGAGGCAAAAAGTATGCTGACTTATACAAATGAAGGCATCGGAGATATCGCATTTAAAGTAGGATATGAAAGTCCATCGCAGTTTAGCAGAGAGTATGCAAGAATGTTTGGCGTCCAGCCAAAAATACACGCAAATATATTAAAACAAGAGTAAATTTGGAGAATTAGGCAATAAATTTGGAGGATTTATCTAACCAAATTTAAAAAGCCGAGTGTATAATTACTCTCAAATTTTAAGGAGCAAAAATGCAAAATTTTTCATTTTATAACCCAGTTCAAATAGAATTTGGCAAAGACAAAGAAAACCATATAGGCGAATATATAGCCAAATTTGGCGTAAAAAAAGTCTTGCTAATGTATGGCAGCGAACGTATAAAAAAAGACGGGCTTTTTGATAAAGTAGTTGCAAGCTTAGCTAAAAATGGAGTTGAGTTTGTACAGTGTGGCGGAGTGGTCAGCAATCCAGTGCTTTCAAAAGTCTATGAAGCCATAAATTTAGCCAAATCCAGCAACGTAGACGGCGTCCTAGCAGTGGGTGGCGGCTCAGTGCTTGATAGCTCAAAAACCATAGCAGCTGGAGCGAGATATGATGGCGATGTTTGGGATTTTTTCATAGGAAAAGCAAGCCCAAAAGACGCTTTACCACTCTTTGATATCATCACTTTAGCAGCCACTGGTAGTGAGATGAATGACGGCGCAGTCGTGACAAATGAGCAAACAAAACAAAAATACGCCTTTAGCTCGCCACTAGTCTTCCCAAAAGTCTCAGTGATAAATCCAGAGCTCATGAAATCAATATCAAAAGATTATCTTGTATATTCGGCTTCTGATATCATCGCTCACAGCATTGAGGGATATTTCACTGCTTCAAGTCACCCAGAGCTTATCAGCAAATACATAGAGGCAAATATCACAACTATCATCAAAACAACTGAGATTTTGCTAAAAAATCCAGATGATTATGAAGCCAGAGCTGAGTTTGCTTGGGCTGCGACAAATGCACTCAATGGCACGACTTATGTCGGAGTTGAGAATTTCAGCTACCCAAATCACATGATAGAGCATTCGATTTCTGCCCTTTATAACGTGGCTCATGGCGCAGGACTTTCAGTCGTTATGCCAGCATGGATGCAATGGTACAAAAGCAAAAACGAAGCTAGATTCAGTAGATTTGCGAAAGAAATCTTTGGCAAAAATAGTGCTGATGAGGGCATTAAAGCTCTAAAAGATTGGTTTGAAAAGATAGGAACTCCAACAAAACTAAGAGATTTCAATCTAAATAAATCAAGCATAGATGAGATCACAAAAGTAGCACTTGAACATGCAAAAGCCTTTGGCTTAGCTGATATCTACACAAAAGAAGTGCTTGAAGAGATACTAAATCTAGCCTACTAATCCAAATTTGCACCAATTTATGGTGCAAATTTAATCCAAATACTCAAATTTCAATAAATAAATTTCATTTCTAAAAGCTTTTATGTAACTTTTTATATCTATTTTTATATAAATTAATTCCAAAAAGTTACACAATTATAAAAAAAATTCATTTTTTAGCCTCGTAAAAGAATTTAAAAGAATAAATTTGTTAAACTACTTGATATTTATTTTTAAGGTTAAAAATGACAGAAAAATTTACGAAAATAGGCTTTGTTCTAGCTATGGCAGGAAGCGCTGTGGGGCTAGGAAATGCTTGGAAATTTCCAACAATGGTCGGAAATAACGGCGGGTCAGCTTTTATATTGCTATATATACTACTAACTTTAGGAATCGCAGTAGTTGCGTTTTTGGCTGAGCTTGCTATAGGAAGACTAGGTGAAACCGATATAGTAGGCTCTATGCACAAACTAGCTCCAAAGCACAAAAAACAGTGGTCTATAGCTGGATTTTTCATGATAGGCGCTGTGCTTATAGCATCGTTTTATATGATAGTTATCGGATGGATTTTAAAGTATATTTATCTAAGCTTTGGATCACTTCCTGCAGACACTGCGAGCGCTGGAGCTGCATTTGGCAATCTAGTAACAAACGATTTTGTAAGCGTTCTTGTATGCTTTAGTATAGTTTTTGCTATAGTTTTTTATGTAGTTTCAAAAGGTATTAAAAGTGGCATAGAAAGACTAAATTTGTGGATGATGCCATCGCTTTTTGTATTGCTTGTTTTACTACTTTTATACGCTATGTTTGCAAGTGGTAGATTTGTAGAAGCTTTGGAGTTTATATTTATCCCTGATTTTAGTAAGCTTTTAAACCCTGCTTTGATACTTCAAGCTCTTGGGCTTGCGTTTTTCTCTATGTCAATGGGCGTGGGTACGGTTACGACTTACGCAGCAAGCTTGCCAGATGGAACAAATTTAATTAAATCAACATTTTCAATCGTATTTATAAACATCTTAATTGGTATCATGATGGGATTAGTTGTATTTTCGTTTATACCTATAGTAGATGGTCAGCCAGCTAGTGAGGGCGCTGGACTTATATTTGTCAGTCTTGCTTCACTATTTGCTCAAATGGGGCTTGTAGGAAATGTCTTAGCTGTTGCATTTTTTGTTTCACTACTTTTTGCAGGAATTACCTCAGCAGTATCTATGATAGAGCCATTTGCATTGTATCTTATCAACAAATTTAACTTCACAAGAAAAGGTGCTATAGCTTGTATAGGCGTATTTGTTTATATGCTTGGACTGTTTTGTATACTCTCTTATTATGGTGCTACTAGTGAAGCATTTTCTCTATCTCAAAGCGTATTTGGCACTCAAAAACCAGTTCCGTTTTTTGATGTTTTAGACTTTGCTACATCAAATATCATCATGCCTCTTGGAGCTCTTACATTTAGTATTTTTGTCGGTTGGATTATCAAAAAAGATGGACTTTATATATTGTTTAGTGGATTTATGAGTAAGGTGTGGTTTGAAATTTGGTATTTTGCACTTAGATTTATCATACCAATTGCGATTATAGCAATTGGTGCATACCAACTTTATGACAAACTTAGTTAATAAAATTTAAAAGGAATAAAAATGGCAAAGAAATTTATTGATGTGATGGATACCACATTCCGTGATGGTTTCCAGTCTGTCTTTGGTGCAAGAGTTCTTATGGATGACTTCTTGCCAGCAGTAAGCGCGGCAAAAGAAGCCGGAATCAACCACTTTGAATTTGGCGGTGGAGCTAGATTTCAAAGCCTATACTTCTATCTAAATGAAGACGCATTTACAATGATGGATAAATTTAGAGAAGTCGCTGGAGCTGATGCAAATCTCCAAACTTTAGCACGTGGGGTAAATACTGTTACTCTTGATACTGGAAGTCGTGAGCTAGTAGATCTTCACGCAAAACTTTTTGCAAAACACAGCACAAATACAATCAGAAACTTTGATGCTCTAAACGATGTCAAAAACTTGCAATATAGCGGTGAAAGAATAGTTCATCATGGGCTTAAACACGAAGTAGTCGTGACTATGATGGATCTTCCGCCAAACTGCTTTGGTGCTCATGACGCTGCATTTTATGAAAAAAGCTTAAGAGATATACTTGATAGCGGTATTAAATTCCACAGCGTCTGCTTCAAAGATGCAAGTGGCACAAGCAGCCCACAAAAAGTCTATGAAACTATAAAAATGGCTAGAAGACTTCTAGGGGATAGCGTTCATTTAAGACTTCACACTCATGAAACTGCTGGTGTTAGCGTGGCTTGTTACCTTGCAGCTCTTGAGGCTGGTGCTGATGGAATCGACCTTGCTGCAAGTCCAGTAAGCGGCGGCACAAGCCAACCAGATATCCTTACTATGCTCCACGCTGTAAAAGGCAAAAACTTTGACCTTGGCGGTCTTGATGTAGAAAAAATCCTAAAATATGAAGAGGTTTTAAAAGACTGCTTGAAAGATTATTTTATGCCACCAGAAGCTACACAAGTTAGCCCACTTATACCATTTTCTCCTATGCCAGGAGGCGCTCTGACTGCAAATACTCAAATGATGAGAGACAATAACATCTTAGATAAATTCCCAGCAGTTATAAAAGCTATGAGAGAAGTAGTAGAAAAAGGTGGATTTGGCACAAGCGTAACTCCAGTTAGCCAATTTTACTTCCAACAAGCATTTAACAACGTAATGTTTGGACCGTGGAAGAAGATAGCTGAAGGATATGGCAAAATGGTACTTGGATACTTTGGCAAAACCCCAGTCGAGCCAAATAGAGATATAGTAGCGCTTGCTAGCGAACAGCTTGGTCTAGAGCCTACTAAAGAAAGCGCGATAGACATAGCTGACCGTGACGAGAGCAAATCACTTGCATATACAAAAGCCATACTTGAAAAAGAAGGCATCGAGCAAAGTGAAGAAAACATCTTTATAGCAGCAGCTTGCAAAGAAAAAGGCATCGTATATCTCAAAGGCGAAGGCAAGGTCATGGTAAGAAAACTTAGCGATATGCCAGCTCCTGCAACTAAAAAAGATGCAAAAGACGTCAACAAATACAGCGTCGTAGTCAATGGCAACAAATACAATGTAGAAGTAAGCGATGGTTTTGATAACTTTGCTATCAAGTCTGTCACTCCTGCAAACACTCCAAAAAAAGAGGCAGAGTCTAGCAAAAAAGAGGAGAAAGAACCAGTTCAAAGCAGTGGCGGCTCAAATGAAATAGTCTCTCCTATGACAGCTGGAGTATTTAAAATCCAAGTAAAAGTCGGCGATACAGTTGGCAAAGGTCAATCAGTAATAATACTTGAAGCTATGAAAATGGAAATTCCAGTAGAATCTCCAAGCGCTGGCGTTGTTGAAGAGATTTTAGTATCTCAAGGTCAGTCTGTAGAAGACGGTCAACTTTTAGTAAAATTAAAATAAATTCTAATTATCCATACTTAGGTATGGATAATTTTTCTTATCCAAAATTGAAATTTATTATCCAAAATATACGAATATTAAGCAAAGAATTATTAAAATTTGAATAAACTTCAATAAAGATTTTTACAAGAGGTATAAAATGATTCAAGAGCTAGATAAATTAGGACTAAGTGATATTAAAGAAATATATTATAATTTAAGTTATGACGAACTTTTTGAACATGAAAAAAACAATCAAGAAGGCTATATAACGGACAACGGCACATTTGGTGTAGATACTGGTATTTTTACTGGTAGAAGCCCTAAAGATAAGTACTTTGTCAAACAAGATCCAAGCCAAAAACATATAGCTTGGGGCAAAGTAAACAAACCAATCAAAAAAGAAACATTCGACAAACTTCTGGCAAAAGCAAAAAAACAACTCAGTGGCAAAAATATCTACATTCAAGACGTATATTGTGGCTCTAGCTTAGCTAGCAGAAAAAGCGTTAGATTCGTTACTGAAGTGGCATGGCAAGCACATTTTGTCAAAAATATGTTTATCCGCCCAAGCGATGAAGAATTAAAGACATTTAAACCTGACTTTGTCGTATATAATGCTTGCAAATGCGTCAATGAAGATTACAAAGCTGACGGGCTAAACTCTGATGTATTTGTTTTATTTAATATAGAAGAAAATATCTCAGTTATCGGCGGCACTTGGTATGGCGGCGAGATGAAAAAAG from Campylobacter iguaniorum includes the following:
- the ciaB gene encoding invasion protein CiaB, producing the protein MSNFKELNLIVKKYKEELNLLYKDMDNKIIKEASEICGLDDSKESKIAVLRRIVDLKEEGIINTLENLGKTSDEIEQIKAKMYDFVSEFYIKRHANLINEITNANILNAFDLELIKSTHKIGVALTKMQKTWQAHIIDGINKEFDTKFKSISDASEFITANKLYQPNSDKSRCDRVYGAVIKNAGNYELVPYAVAFEDEMKLVINAFDESLKALKNLSQNDSDESYITYLNALKIAFKERENDKVIPAWQDAEMAWMDTKGDIQIGHPLEYYEDAYTHAVALEWDIRLVDDLSINEAKFKNDIKESFEQIYSSLDVQNAKMKKLVYSNIDKTQLYISNPMVYYGAEFNGLFSAQVVPNDEIVSKECGKKIFAFVNFVYESAKAKPFMKLASEIFSKDFLDFGREILYKKPEIWKKVYEISTIGHEFGHILFIDSDTENLMNANGEFKFIEEYKATTGGLVNFFLHEDETYKMPVFAELIKRSVGLISWQKVTETRAYYCEGLIHLSLLFGSKVLSFNDDKLSIDFTPRAYERFKSVVMQNYLDLATHYTNKLDASEFLAKFASFNGEVYLPNDKQTCEFVKYYYSRYEKIANEIDESGEWQRWQLA
- a CDS encoding biotin/lipoyl-containing protein; amino-acid sequence: MAKKFIDVMDTTFRDGFQSVFGARVLMDDFLPAVSAAKEAGINHFEFGGGARFQSLYFYLNEDAFTMMDKFREVAGADANLQTLARGVNTVTLDTGSRELVDLHAKLFAKHSTNTIRNFDALNDVKNLQYSGERIVHHGLKHEVVVTMMDLPPNCFGAHDAAFYEKSLRDILDSGIKFHSVCFKDASGTSSPQKVYETIKMARRLLGDSVHLRLHTHETAGVSVACYLAALEAGADGIDLAASPVSGGTSQPDILTMLHAVKGKNFDLGGLDVEKILKYEEVLKDCLKDYFMPPEATQVSPLIPFSPMPGGALTANTQMMRDNNILDKFPAVIKAMREVVEKGGFGTSVTPVSQFYFQQAFNNVMFGPWKKIAEGYGKMVLGYFGKTPVEPNRDIVALASEQLGLEPTKESAIDIADRDESKSLAYTKAILEKEGIEQSEENIFIAAACKEKGIVYLKGEGKVMVRKLSDMPAPATKKDAKDVNKYSVVVNGNKYNVEVSDGFDNFAIKSVTPANTPKKEAESSKKEEKEPVQSSGGSNEIVSPMTAGVFKIQVKVGDTVGKGQSVIILEAMKMEIPVESPSAGVVEEILVSQGQSVEDGQLLVKLK
- a CDS encoding TFIIB-type zinc ribbon-containing protein; the encoded protein is MKCPVCKDLDLVMSERSGVEIDYCPSCRGVWLDRGELDKILERSATPKEQPREYFNRSNDGYKDERRYDDKRYDNGYHKGYPHKKKESFLSELFDF
- a CDS encoding AraC family transcriptional regulator; this encodes MIKNKVVKNIANAILIFLLNLKANYTLKIYQKIVKYKKIFEVKMDYKKELINLISSQKLPLNEDLDADSGVKFYMQNTTSEFCSTLYQPSFCVVLQGAKTLFFNKKYLHYDSDSYLISTTYIPAKIKIEQPAPNTPYMGFVVKFTLEQIYEIIKEIDDDRIYNRKNVKDGFCISPLKDDMLEPIYRLAKSIASGTYSKFIENLIIKEIIYMLLQTNGDLLKEYVLEGNLANQVIKVIEHIKLNCFENINIKELSRKIGISESSLYQNFKKITSLSPIQYQKMLRLEEAKSMLTYTNEGIGDIAFKVGYESPSQFSREYARMFGVQPKIHANILKQE
- a CDS encoding ArsR/SmtB family transcription factor, which codes for MEIFLKSISALNDETRVRILKFLSINGEYCVCNLESAFEMIQSRLSRHLKILKEAGFLRVRRDGRWAYYSIRSPLDEFRQAALKEILSLQADLPDMQNACENEL
- a CDS encoding sodium-dependent transporter, which codes for MTEKFTKIGFVLAMAGSAVGLGNAWKFPTMVGNNGGSAFILLYILLTLGIAVVAFLAELAIGRLGETDIVGSMHKLAPKHKKQWSIAGFFMIGAVLIASFYMIVIGWILKYIYLSFGSLPADTASAGAAFGNLVTNDFVSVLVCFSIVFAIVFYVVSKGIKSGIERLNLWMMPSLFVLLVLLLLYAMFASGRFVEALEFIFIPDFSKLLNPALILQALGLAFFSMSMGVGTVTTYAASLPDGTNLIKSTFSIVFINILIGIMMGLVVFSFIPIVDGQPASEGAGLIFVSLASLFAQMGLVGNVLAVAFFVSLLFAGITSAVSMIEPFALYLINKFNFTRKGAIACIGVFVYMLGLFCILSYYGATSEAFSLSQSVFGTQKPVPFFDVLDFATSNIIMPLGALTFSIFVGWIIKKDGLYILFSGFMSKVWFEIWYFALRFIIPIAIIAIGAYQLYDKLS
- a CDS encoding permease; its protein translation is MFEWLVQICNYIVFELFGLDKTTHLVQSLHFFIYDTIKIFILLIVIIYAVTFIRSYFPVEKARDFISKKHKIAAHLLASVFGMLTPFCSCSVVPLFIGFLQARIPLGITFSYLVSAPLNDAVVIALLISIFGYKVAIFYILACLLVAVVSGLIIGALSLEKEVLLDIKPASCGCSNLQTLDLKTRAKEALDYTFFIFKKVYKYVVIGIFIGALIHGYAPAELISKYGGGDVWYAPIIAVLAGIPMYSNAAGILPLIEVLTQKGVLMGTALSFMMAIVALSLPEAMILKRVLSLKLIGIFFWVVGPSIIAIGYIFNIIL
- a CDS encoding F0F1 ATP synthase subunit C: MKKVLFLVVALASFAFGADGEQIKAFSVVAAGIGLGVAALGGAIGMGHTAAATILGTARNPGLGGKLLTTMFIALAMIEAQVIYALVIALIALYANPFLG
- a CDS encoding arsenic transporter, producing MKMAFAIFFTTLFFIIFQPFGIKVGFSAVAGAVVAFISGCVSLEDIFSVWDMVWDATLTLVGIIILSLSLDEIGFFEWCAIKFAKLSRGKTMVMFVSTMIFGALVSAFFANDGAVLILTPILLAKVKALKMGAKEIFAFVMAGGFISDFASLPFVFSNLTNILSVNFFSIGFGQYFGAMIMPFCVSVVASILVLWLVFRKSLSKNVDLSLLPNENKIIKNRALFAFSWVFLALLFLAYFLSDHFGVPISIFALGGGLLFLMIANLSKCVNSLKIMRAAPWGIVWFSLGLYVVVYGLKNANLAVWISEILSNLAQYGELASVLGTGFISAFLSAFMNNLPTVMIMNISLENLGSQMMIYANIIGSNLGPKMTPFGSLATLLWIYVLSKKGVKISFWQYTKFGLIVTPPVLLATLFALFL
- a CDS encoding iron-containing alcohol dehydrogenase — encoded protein: MQNFSFYNPVQIEFGKDKENHIGEYIAKFGVKKVLLMYGSERIKKDGLFDKVVASLAKNGVEFVQCGGVVSNPVLSKVYEAINLAKSSNVDGVLAVGGGSVLDSSKTIAAGARYDGDVWDFFIGKASPKDALPLFDIITLAATGSEMNDGAVVTNEQTKQKYAFSSPLVFPKVSVINPELMKSISKDYLVYSASDIIAHSIEGYFTASSHPELISKYIEANITTIIKTTEILLKNPDDYEARAEFAWAATNALNGTTYVGVENFSYPNHMIEHSISALYNVAHGAGLSVVMPAWMQWYKSKNEARFSRFAKEIFGKNSADEGIKALKDWFEKIGTPTKLRDFNLNKSSIDEITKVALEHAKAFGLADIYTKEVLEEILNLAY